The following nucleotide sequence is from Nitratidesulfovibrio termitidis HI1.
GTGCTGCAGCGCAGGACAGCGGCTTCCTTGAGCTTCCCCTGCTTGGTGCGCATGCGGAGATGCTGGCGATCCTTCCAAGGCACCACAACGACCCCTTTGACCATATGCTGGTCTCCCAGGCCATGGCCGAACCCATGCGGCTGATTACCGGCGACACGGTACTCTCCAGTTACACGCCGCTGGTGCTCCAAATTTGAAGGTGTGAGGGGGGCACTTGCCCCTATCGTGTCCAGCAAGGAACCGGACAGCCGATTGGGTGGGCAAGGGATCATGGCGAGTACGGGCTGCAGGGCGTGCCGTGTGTGTCGCCCTTAAGGTAGGCGTGTTATGCGTTGTTTTTTAGTTGTAGTGTTGACTAGCTTTTGTAATGCCCCTGCATCTATTGATTCCTTTGCGGTCTGATAGTGTTTGGCTGCTGATCTTGAGCAGCTTTCCAGTTGTGAGCATGCTTCACAGTGGGAGTATTCTGTACATCCTTCTTGGATGGTTTGGGGTTTAATTGTTTTCCCTAATTTGAGGAAAGCAGCTGTCACGTCTAAAGTGTCGCGTTGTATGGTGTCCCACATGAGTAGCCCAAGAAGTCTATTATATCTCTCTAGTGGTACGTTTTTCATCTGTGTTGGTGTAAAAAATGTGTTGAGATAGTGCTTTGTGTGTTCGTTGGTATGTGTAGAGCTATCTTGTTGTTCGCATGCGAATAGTGAGATTATGGACGTTATCTTGTGGATTGTTGCGTCGATATCGAAGTCTTTTTTGTACGGGTCTATATAAATCGCAATGTGTCCTGATACGTCTAATTCGCTATCTATAAGTGTTTGATGGGAAAATGGAGATTCTGCATGTAGTGAATCAGATAGTAGTTTTTGTGTGATGTCTCTTTTGAAAAATATTTCTTCTATATTTTTGTGTATGTTGTGTTCGCTTATTGATTCCATTGAATAGTCTTTTTTATTAAATATATCAATACGTGTTGCGTATACGCCGTGGTTTAGGGAAATTTCTGTGAGTTCGGAAAGAAGATGCTTTCCGTATGGGTCGTGACTGATTTCACTGTAGAGGTTGTCCAGGTCGTTCGTGGCATCGTCATCCAGTATTGTTGAGTGTTTTTGGATGCGTAGATTGATTATGTGGCTGTATAAATCATGTTCTGCGCCATAATTAAAGAAGGCATGTCTATCTATAAGTGAGTCAGCATGGCTCTCGTGATATCTATCTTGTAATCTATTTCTTAAAATTTCCTTGAGGAGTGAGACATGGTCAACGCACTGTGTATAGGAAGTGTTGGTGAGGATGTGGCGCATCGCGTATTCGTTGCTAAAAAAAGCAAAGAGTTGCATATTGTATCCATCGAGAATTATTTTATTCTTTTTGGTCTCATGCATGGCTTTTCCGTTCAAGTGTGTTGAGCGTTTGTGAGATAGTGTCCTTGGCTGCTTCCGCAGCCCTTTTAAGCGCATCGTCTCTGAGGTGGGCATAGCGCTGTGTCATGGCAGGGCTTTTATGAGTCATTAACTTCTGCAGCTCGTACATGCTGACTTTTCCAGAGCTGGCCAGCATGCTTGCATACACATGTCGTAGACCGTGAAATGGACGAAAGTCCTCTGGGAGGCCCGCTTCTTTTTTGATTGCGTCGGCCTGCTTCCGGATATCAACCAGTCTTCCACCACCCTTGCCTGGAAAAACGTAAGTGCTGATCAAGCGCGGAATCGACATCAGCACTTCGCGTGCGAGGTCGTTGAAGGGGATGCGCTCGGATTGTCCGGACTTCGCTCCCCTGCCATCATCGTTTCCAACAAGATTGATGAAGCCTCGTTCCCAGTCAATATGCTCCCATTTTAGGCTGAACATTTCTCCTCTGCGCATGCCAGTGTATAGGGCGAGCAACATCATGTTGCCAGCCTTTTTGTGTCTTGTTTTCGCAATAGCATCAAGAAGCGAAATCAGTTGCTCTGGTGAGAGGTCTTCTGTTCTTTCATTGTTAAGGCGTGGCATTTCGAATTGAACAGCAATTTGTGATTGAAGTATCAATCCTTTTTTGACGCCAAATGATATAATTCGACGTAGTAGTTCTAGAATGTTCCTGATTGTTCCGGGCTTCTTCCCGGATTTTGTAAGTGTCAGGCGTAGGTTGTCGACATGTGTCGTTGTGATCTCTTCAGGCTTCAGGCTCTTAAAGGCGTTCAGGTGGACAGTGAACCTGTTCTGGTCGGTTGTAAGTCCTTTGAGGCTTTCATTCCGGCGTTTGTATTCTTCCCAAAGGCTGTGGATTGTCCACTCCTTGGCGGAAAGGACGCTTTTTTCCGCTTCACGGGTCTCTTTTCGGGTGAGGCGTTTGCCTTCAAGTAGTTGGCCGCGGATTATCGAGGCTCTGGCCGGGGTCATGTCGTCGGCGTATTGTCGGCCAACCTTTGTCTCGATGAGCTTTCCATCTCGTTTATAAACTGCGTAGTATACGCGCTCGATGCCGTTGCCGCCTGTTCGTACGGTTTCACGGTAATAGACGCCTGGGTAGGCCGTCTTGATTCGCTTCGAGGGGGGCATGCTTTCTCCCTTGGTAGGTGGGGTGGGGTAGGGGTATTTTCCAACCCTATTTCCATCCTGTAAAGCAAAATCCAACCAGATTTCCAACCCGAGCGCTCATGCTGGTGACGAATAAGAAGCAATACAAATCAAAAAAACTATTTAATTCTAGCATAGTAACTAACCAAGTGGTGTTTTGTTTGATATGGCTTGCTGTTAAGCTCTTGGGCTCATAACCCGAAGGTCGTCGGTTCAAATCCGGCCCCCGCAACCATATTTGAAGGCCCTGAAAGGCAACTTTCAGGGCCTTCTTGCTTGTTCTGCGCGTTGTGTTGGTTTTTTGCTGTATTTTTGCAAGGTTGCACGGGGTGCGGGGAATACTGCTCCAATCGCCGCAAGATGTGCGGAGGTTCTCTCAACTCTTTCGAGTGGCGAGGCCCCTTGCCCGGTGGCAGCCTCCCCTGTATCCCAGCCCACTCGCGCTACGCCCGGAACAGCTTCACCACGCTGGTCAGGTTGGCGTCGCCAAGGCCCTCGGCCATGCCGCGCTGGAACACTTCGCGCGCGGCGGCGATGGTGGGTGCGGCATCGGGCGAACCGGCGGCTTTCATCGCGTAGCCGAAGTCCTTTTCGATCAGTTCCACCGGAAACATCACGGGGGCCTCGCCCGAAAGCAGCGCGCCAATGGCCCGCTGGGCGTACGGGCTCCACACCGCCGTGCCGGCGATGATGCCCATGATCTTGTGCACGTCCGCGCCATTGTGGTGCAGCAGGCCGATCAGTTCGGCGATGGCGGTTACCTGGACGCCCAGCAGGGCGTTGGTGGCCAGCTTGGTCAGCGCGCCCGTGCCGATTTCGCCCGCGTGGTTCACCGCGCTGCCCATGGCCAGCAGTACCGGTTCGGCCTTTTTGCAGGCCTCTGCGCTGCCGCCCACCAGAAAGATGAGCTGCGCGGCGTCGGCCTGCGGCAGCGACCCGGACACCGGGGTTTCCAGCAGGGTCACGCCCCGGTTGGCCGCCTCCGCGCCCAGCTTCTTGATCCAGTCCACCGACAGCGTGGAACTGTCCATGGCGATGGCGTTGGGTCGCAGGCCCGCGAAGGCGCCGGTTTCGGCGTCCAGCCAGACCTTGGAGGACGCGTCGTCGTCGCGCACCATGGCCAGCACGAAGTCCGCCCCGGCGGCGGCATCCTTGGGATTGGCGGCCTGCGTGGCCCCCAGGGCCAGCAGCGGTTCCGCCGCTTTGGCGGTGCGGTTCCAGACAGTGACCTGGTGTCCGGCCTTCAACAGGTTGGCGGCCATGCGTTTGCCCATGGCTCCAAGGCCCAGTATGGCGATATGGGACATGATGTGCTCCTTGGTTGCGATGCCGGTTGGCCGTCCCGATCTGGGTGGACGTTGTGGGACATGAGCGGACGGGCAGACGGTAACGTACACGTGTGCCGCGCCTGCCGCAGGGGACGACGACCTTTGTTCAGTATAGGACGCCTGACGCGTTTTACAATACGAAAAGGCGGACCGTGCGGCCTCGCCCCGTGTGCAGGGGTGAGGACGGACGGTCCGCCCTGTTTGAATGAGGCGGGGCAAGGGGAAGCTGTGCGGCGCAGTCGTTGGGATGGCAGCGAAGAGGGGGCGCGTTGTTCCGGACGGACCGGGTGTCCTTGCACCCTGCGCGGGCTGTGTCCCTATGCCGCAGTCACGCCGCGTCCAGCGGGTGGGGCGGGCGGGTTGTGGACTGCCCGCCGCGCGTGCCGCTCTCGGTCGCGCAGGTGCTGGAGCAGGGCCAGGGCCTCTTGCGGGGGGCGCTGTTCCACGCGGCGGTACTGGCGGCCATCCGGGGTGCGGGTAGCCATGCCGAGATCGCACAGCCAGCGGCGCAACAGGGCATGGTCGCCGAAGTGATGGCAGGCGCGCAGGGCGTCGTCCATCTGGGCGCCGGTCAGCACCTGCCCGGCGGGCAGGCGCGACCATACCCACCACAGGCAGAGCCGTTGCAGGCTGACCTTGCCTGGCCAGCGGGCCAGCAGCCCGTCCGCCCCGAAGTGGCGGGCGGCACGTTCCACGCGGCGCAGGTCCACGGGTGCTTCGGGCGCGGCGGGTTGCGGCGCGGCAAGGCGATCCAACCGTTCCTGCGCCGCGAACTGGGCGCGGTAGTGCTGGAAGTTGCGGTAGCCCACGGCGCGGACCAGCATGTTCAGCAACTGGACATGGCTGACATGGCTGACGGGGCTGACGTGGCTGACGTGGCCGGTGGAGCGGGGGCTTGTACGGGCCGGACCGTGCGCGCCCGAAGTGAGGGGCACGCCCGGTGCGCCCGGTGCGCCAGTTGCACCAGTTGCGCAAGCCGCGCCGGGGGCATTCGCGGAAACGCACGCGGAATCAGCGGCGGAACCGCCAGTGGGGCTGCCAGTGGCATCGTCAGCCGGGCGGCGGTCATGGCCTGCCAGATGCGACGACATGGCGCACGCCGCCAGTTCGCGTTGCAGCGAGCGGGCCAGCGCGGAGACGTCCTTGGCGATGAAGGGAAAGCGGGGTCTGGACATCACCTATCCTCTCGACGTGCCGATCCGGATGGGGTGTCGATGGTCACTGGCTTTCGACGCGCGGCACGAGGCAGGTGCGTGTCGGGATGGAGAGAGGGCAGGTTTAGCTTCCCGCAGGGGGACAGTGACGCCTTGGTGAACTGCCGACCAGATCTGCGTTTACACCGGGGTGCGGGGTTTTTCAAGCAGGGGGCATTACTCAGGCACCGGGGCGAACGCAGGGGACGAGGCCGCACCACATTGGGCGGCCCCGACGGAACATGTGAGCGTTGTTCGCATCTCCCTGTATGCTGTACCAGCAAGGATGGAATTGCCAAGGGTGGCTACTGTCTGGGGGTGTAGGTGATGCGCTTCATGCGCTCGATGGCGCTGGTGATAGATGCTTCGTTGATGGGCCACGCCGGAGTGCCCCTGTCCTTGTTGCTGGCGCGCCACGCCTGGTAGACCTTGACGTAGGATGAGCCCACGTGGCTCATGTAGAGAAAGCCGCTTTCTGTGTCCTTGCCGTTCTTCACCAGCGGATCGACAAGGGCGGCGCAATGGTAGGTCATGACCACGCTGCCACCTTCGGCGCTGACGAGCTTTGACTTTGCCTGTTCCTTGCAGCCCAGCGCCAGCGCATTCAGCGACTCCGCGATGAACCGCTTGAAGTCGTAGTCTGGAAGATGCCAGCCGTAGACTCCGTACAACATCGTCCAGCTTTCGAAATCCTGATCCTTCGGAATCTGTTCGAAGGTGAAGGTGTCCTTGGTCTGTTCTCGCGACGCCTTGAAGTTGCCGACATCCTTGGGCGAGGTGATCCAGTGCGGTGCCGGATAGGTGAGCAGCCCGTTGTAGATGGTCATGGTTTGCATGATCATGGGCGCGACTTGGGATGAATACTGCCCGTTGCCACTGGCGGATGCCGAAAACGGCTTGGCATTATTGCCGTTTTGGCTGTCCGATGCCGCTGCAAGGGTGAGGCTCGCGCCGGAAATCAGCAAAGCCAGCGCAGCGGCAGTTATGAACACGAGCATGTTACGGCTTGAGCGTTGCGACATCGGAATTCCCTTGAAAAGATAGGGGAGGTGTGTTGGCAAGACATGAGGCCTACGGCATGGGCGTCACGTTCATGCCAGGCTCCAGCCTGATCCGCTCGACGCCTTGCAGGGCCGCCGTGCGATAGCGTTCTGCATCAGCGGGCGAAGCCTTGCGCCACCCCTGATACACGGTCACGAAGGTGCTCTTGAGCACGCCCAGGTACAGGTAGCCTTCCTGCTGCTCGCCTTCGCCGCAGCGCAGGTGCAACACGCGATGGTTCGCCGCATCCTGCACGACGTCAATCTGCGCGTTCTTGCCGCAGGCAGATGCGTATCCCTCCTGCACGGCCTTGCTGAACTGGAGCCATGTGTTGCCGGGGGCGTACAGGGTGGAAATGCCAAGGGAGCTCTGCCAGCGGTCGAAGTCCTGCCCCTTGGGCACGTAATCGTATGCAAGGAAACCGGCTTTCTGACGCATGCGCGAATGGGTGTTGCCGGTGGTGGCGTCTGCACCCTGAAGCCAGAACGGCACGGGGTATGTGAGGGAAACCTCATGCATGCTCACAGATTCGGTGTCGCTCACGCGAGGTTGAGGCTTCGCAGGCGTGTCGGACTGCTGGATTTGCGCTTCGGCGAAGATATCCGGCGGCGTGGTGTCCAGAACGGCGGGGCGGATCGCATCCTGCGGGATGGTAAATGTTGCCCCGCGCTTTTCAAGAAAATCTATGCAGCGCCAGAACCACATGTATTTCTTGCTGTGTGGTTGTTTGTGGTTGGAGGATGTATTGAATTCTGTCTGCATGTATCTGATGATGTCGTGACCGCGATTATCCTTTTTTGAATAATCTACACCATTCTCAAGGAGGAAGAGGGCGAGCTTGTAATTTTCTTGCGTCGTAGCGCTCATTGCATATGTCCTGCCAAACCAGTCAATATAATACATGTCGCCACCAGCTTTCAGCAATGTGGCAAACGCTGGTATGCAAACAGGGCAGAGAGCGTCTTCCATCGGTGGCGATTTGTATTTCCCCACTCTCAGATTGGGGTCGCCTTTTCCGATATCTATGGTCATCTCCAGGTATTCAATGCCAATATTTGGAGTTTCGCGTACGACAAAGTGCATGAGCGACTTGTCAAATGCCGAATCTTCTCGACGCCATATCTTGTTCGGATTTGCGCCGAGCTCAAGCAGGCGACGAAAACCTTCCTTGTTGGGGTGCAGAACCACCCATGCGGGCACGGTAACAGCATACTCCCCCGTAGCGTTGGGATCCGCACCAGCGGCGACCAGCTTGTTCATGGCTGCAATGTCTCCCTTTTCTGCGGCCTTGGCCAAGGCTTGTGCCTGCGGGTTGCCGGGAAACATGTCGCTGGCCGTCATGTACAGCATCGGCTTGGGCCTGCTTGGCTTTCCGGCGGCGCTGCACGCGGTAAGCGTGAGGAAGACCAGAAGCATCACCAACAGCATTTTGTACACGTCCACTCCTAGTTCTTTATTGCTGGGCCAAAGGCATTGAGCATTCCGTCCAGGGTATGCCAGCTTCCGCCGTCCACGAGGATTCTCTGTCCAGCCGCCGTTGGAACTACAAGGCTGAACAGGTCCTGAATGTTGGAGAGTACATCTGCCGTGCTCATGTATGCCTTTGTTTTATTGTTCAAGTCGATTTTCGCATCGGCTACGCTTTTGGGATCATTTCCGACAATCGCGGCGATGGTATTGTCATGCAGCCCGGCGGCGTTGAAAGTGTACGCTTCCTTCACGAATCCCTTGGCCGCCAGTGCCGAGGCTAGCCCCCCGCCAAGGGAATGCCCGGTGGCGACAAGCGTGGCTCCGTCCCTGTCTGCAACTCTACTCAATGTCTGCGAGAGCAGGGCCACGCTTTGATACTGATCGCCAACCTTGCCGAAGGCCTGCGCTATGCTGGACTGCCAGTCCACTTTTGACGTCAGGTCCGTTCCGCGAAAAGCAACAACGTATTTCTTGTCAGCTTTGTTGTAAAATACTGTTGCTTCAAAGCCATTGCGCTCATCTTTAAGCATTTCACTTTTTATTCCGATAGCGTCCAGTTGATCCGCAGACATCTTCTCATACCCGTTCACATTCTCGCACTGCCCTTCCCCGTAGGCGCACTTGCTCAGTGTGCCGTACAGACGCCCCTTTGCCTTCTGTTCTTCCGTCAGGGGCTTGGCAGTCATTGCATCGGCCAAGGTCGCCACAATCGCGCCCATGGCGGCCATTGTGGGGTCCTCGCCCGTAATGGCGGCGGCAGCAGCCCCGGTAGCGCCAGCAAGCACGATCTCAATGGTCTTGTCCAACTCCGCAGTACTGATCAGCCCAGCGGCATAACTGCTGAACGCCGTTCCCAAGGCATCCGTGAAGGCGGTTTCAAGCGCCTGACCTTTCACGATGGTACCGACGGATGCCTTTACGGCAGCCACGGTCAAAACCCTTTTGACAAGGGTGTAGTCCTGAAGCGTGGGCTTCATGTAGTCCAACGTTCCGGCCAGCACCATGCTGGCCAGCAGGGAGCGCGCGCCGTCCTCGGAAACGATGGAGTTCAGGGTATCCTTGAAGTCACCGCCTGCGGCGGCATTGGCAAGGCCGGTCGCCATCTGCGAGCTTAGGGACACGAATGCGGCTGTCAGTGCAGTCTGCATTGCCAACGTTGTTGCTGTGGCGGCTTTTCCTGTCGCGACAACGATAATCGCCGCCTTCCCCGCAATGGTGCCGGGCGCCAGCCCCATCATACTCATGCTCAACTGCGACGCCGCGCCATACGTCGCCACCGAGGCGGCAATGGCGATGACCAGCATGGCCGCCGGGCCAAGGCCGCCGTCCTTGTGGTCCCACGTGTCGTACACGGCCTGCACGGCGCGCCAGTCCACGTCGTCGCGTTCCAGCAGCCCGGCCATCCATTCCAGACCGGGGGTTTTCGCAAGCTGGCGCACATCGGCGCGGGCATCGCCGGTATGGTGGTATTCCACCGTCACGCCGTCCCTGGCGGTGATGGATATGTTTTCGCCCGATTCGATCAGGGTATGCAGCACGGTTTCCGCGCTGGTGCCCTTGTCGCGTGACGACCAGGTAAGCCAGCCCATGTCCGAGGAGACGTGCCGCTCGTAGCTGAGTTCCTTGTCCGTCAACAGGGCCACGCTGCCCTGTTCCGCCTTGATGTCCACGCCGCCTTCCGCCCGCAGGTGGGACGCCTTGACCGTCACGTCGCCAGTGCGGGATTCCACCAGCACGTCGCCCTTGGCGTCCAGTTCGCTGCGCACCACGTCGATCTTGCGGGTTTCATCCAGCGCCATCTTTGAAGTGAAGGCGCCTTTCTTCTGTTCGTCGTCCTGCGCGTAATGCTGGTCCGTTACGGATGTGACCAGCACGTCGTCGGCGGCAGTGACCGAGATGTCGTCGCCGGACGTGAGCCGCGACCCGGAAATGGTCGCCGCCCCCTTGCCCGACGTGCCCGCCTCCATGGTCATGTCGCCGCCGGATTCCAGTTGCGAGGCCACGTTGGTGGTATCCTGCCGCACGGCGGTGTGCGACTTCTTTCCACCAAACAGCCCGCCGCTCTTGCCGCTGCTGTGGTCGTAATAGTCCACGGTGTCGGCGGCAGACGTGACGGAAACACCGCCCCCGGCCTTCACACTCAGGTCATCCCCGGCCTTCATCTGGCTGCCATGCACGGTGACGCTGCCGCCCGCGTCCACGGTCAGGCTGCCGCCCGCCGTTATGCTGGCCCCGTGGTTGGTGGTCACGTCCGTGTGCGATCTGGACCCCTTGCCGGTGGTCTTGGCGTGGGTTTCCAGCGCCTGCGTGGACACGATGACAGAGTTGCCCGCCGCAAGCTTTGCATCGCCCCCGGCGGCCATGTCGGAGCCGAACACGCCAATGTTCTTTCCGGCCACCACGGTCAGGTCGCCGTCGGCGGTGATGGCGCCCTGCTTGCCGATGTGGGTGGCGGTGACGGTGGGCGAGGTGAAGGTGACGGTGTCAGATGCGGAGATCACGTCGTTGACGGCGGTAAGCGACACCGTGTCGCCATGCACCGTGCCGCCCGCGTTCAGGATGGAATCCGTGGCGGCCAAGGTCACGTCCTGGCCGGACATGGTTCCGCGCGTGTTGAAGATGGTGTCGGCGGTGATGGTCAGGCCGTTGTCGGCCACCAGCACCCCGGCGTTCTGCATGTCGCCGGTGGCGGTGACGGTCACGTCCTTGCCCGCGATCACCGCGCCGCCCGCCGCGATGCGGTCGAGGCTGGAACTGCCCAGGTACACCACGGGCACCAGCACGTCCTCGCCGTTGACCTGCCGCGTTTCCATCCACACGATGTCCCGGTCCAGCGCGGCGATCTGCTCTGCGGTAAGGGCGATGCCTTGTTGTTGTGGGTTACTACTGCCTGGGGGTGTAGGTGATGCGCTTCATGCGCTCAATGGCGCTGGTGATGGAGGCATCGTTGATGGGCCACGCCGGAGTGCCCCTGTCCTTGTTGCTGGCGCGCCACGCCTGATAGACCTTCACGTAGGACGACCCCACATGGCTCATGTAGAGAAAGCCGCTCTCGGTGTCCTTGCCGTTCTTCACCAGCGGATCGACAAGGGCGGCGCAATGGTAGGTCATGACCACGCTGCCACCTTCGGCGCTGACGAGCTTTGACTTCGCCTGTTCCTTGCATCCCAACGCCAGCGCATTCAGCGACTCCGCGATGAACCGCTTGAAGTCGTAGTCCGGCAGGTGCCAGCCGTAGACGCCATACAATGTGGACCATTCTTCAAAAGCTTGATTTTTTGGAATTTGTTCAAATGTGAACGTATTTTTTGTCTGATCACGAAACATTTTGGTATTTCCAAGATCTTTGACATCAGAAATCCAGTGCGGGGCTGGATACACAAGATTTCCATTGTAGATAGTCATTGTCATCATAATTTCAGAATTTTCTTTTATTTTTTGTTTTTCTGCGTTTTGCGCGTTGGGCGCAGCGGATGACGATGCCATGCTATCTGTCATGGATTTTGCGAAAGCAGAGTCTGTAACGATAGGCACGAGCAGTATGCAGGTATAAATTATGAAATTTATGGTCATTAGCTGTGTGTTGAATAAAATTTTCAGCATGAATATTTCCTTGTGGTGATCCTCGTTGCATTTGCATTTACGTTGTGCAGCAATAGTTCGTTATACAAATTGCGCAGGTCATTATCTTTTTTCAGACCTGCAAAAATGTCCGGCGGTTCGATACTCAGCTCGGCAGGCCGTGCCGACTTCGGCGTGAAGGTGAAGGTTTCGCCACGCTTTTCAAGAAAGTCTACACAACGCCAGAACCACATGTACTGTGATGTTTCATGATTAATGGCGTATATTTTTTCATCTTTTATGTGGTATTGTATTATTTTTTTAGATTGTGGCCACTTGGAGTCTTTCTCTGGTATTCCGCGCCACTTAGCAGGAGGTAAAGTGTTGCCTTGTAGTTGTTGGAGCGGGCTGTTTCTAGCACAAGGTAAAACTTAGACATGTGCGACGTCGTAAAATTTATATCCACGCCCGCATTGAGCAGGGCTGCAAAAGCATCAAGATTATTAGGGAGTGATGCCTCCCAGATAGGTGTTCTTCTAAATTCACCGACCTCCAGATTTGGATCGCCGTGACCGATGTCGATGGCCATCTGTAAGTATTCAGCCCCGATGTAGCCCGACCGTGCTGCCGCACGATGCATGAGCGAGTTTTCCTGTCCGTCTCCTGACGTTGTGATCTTGTTAGGGTCCGCGCCCAGTTCAAGCAGACGCCGGAATCCCGCCTTGTTCGGATGGTACAAAAGCCAGACAGGTACGGTAACGCCGTAGGTGCCAGTGGCGTTGGGGTCTGCCCCGGCGGCAATCAGCTTGTCTATTGTTGCTATGTCCCCCCTTT
It contains:
- a CDS encoding DUF2087 domain-containing protein — translated: MSRPRFPFIAKDVSALARSLQRELAACAMSSHLAGHDRRPADDATGSPTGGSAADSACVSANAPGAACATGATGAPGAPGVPLTSGAHGPARTSPRSTGHVSHVSPVSHVSHVQLLNMLVRAVGYRNFQHYRAQFAAQERLDRLAAPQPAAPEAPVDLRRVERAARHFGADGLLARWPGKVSLQRLCLWWVWSRLPAGQVLTGAQMDDALRACHHFGDHALLRRWLCDLGMATRTPDGRQYRRVEQRPPQEALALLQHLRDRERHARRAVHNPPAPPAGRGVTAA
- a CDS encoding ankyrin repeat domain-containing protein; its protein translation is MDIFRLLVVVVLASLLLVGCGAARRPDQMPLQRMSVREMFPDNPQAQTLAKAAERGDIATIDKLIAAGADPNATGTYGVTVPVWLLYHPNKAGFRRLLELGADPNKITTSGDGQENSLMHRAAARSGYIGAEYLQMAIDIGHGDPNLEVGEFRRTPIWEASLPNNLDAFAALLNAGVDINFTTSHMSKFYLVLETARSNNYKATLYLLLSGAEYQRKTPSGHNLKK
- a CDS encoding tyrosine-type recombinase/integrase, producing the protein MPPSKRIKTAYPGVYYRETVRTGGNGIERVYYAVYKRDGKLIETKVGRQYADDMTPARASIIRGQLLEGKRLTRKETREAEKSVLSAKEWTIHSLWEEYKRRNESLKGLTTDQNRFTVHLNAFKSLKPEEITTTHVDNLRLTLTKSGKKPGTIRNILELLRRIISFGVKKGLILQSQIAVQFEMPRLNNERTEDLSPEQLISLLDAIAKTRHKKAGNMMLLALYTGMRRGEMFSLKWEHIDWERGFINLVGNDDGRGAKSGQSERIPFNDLAREVLMSIPRLISTYVFPGKGGGRLVDIRKQADAIKKEAGLPEDFRPFHGLRHVYASMLASSGKVSMYELQKLMTHKSPAMTQRYAHLRDDALKRAAEAAKDTISQTLNTLERKSHA
- a CDS encoding type II toxin-antitoxin system VapC family toxin; this encodes MRLLLDTNALLWALTDSPRIEPVRGLLLADENEVFVSSVSWWEIAIKTRIGKLDAELSVLRAAAQDSGFLELPLLGAHAEMLAILPRHHNDPFDHMLVSQAMAEPMRLITGDTVLSSYTPLVLQI
- a CDS encoding NAD(P)-dependent oxidoreductase encodes the protein MSHIAILGLGAMGKRMAANLLKAGHQVTVWNRTAKAAEPLLALGATQAANPKDAAAGADFVLAMVRDDDASSKVWLDAETGAFAGLRPNAIAMDSSTLSVDWIKKLGAEAANRGVTLLETPVSGSLPQADAAQLIFLVGGSAEACKKAEPVLLAMGSAVNHAGEIGTGALTKLATNALLGVQVTAIAELIGLLHHNGADVHKIMGIIAGTAVWSPYAQRAIGALLSGEAPVMFPVELIEKDFGYAMKAAGSPDAAPTIAAAREVFQRGMAEGLGDANLTSVVKLFRA
- a CDS encoding hemagglutinin repeat-containing protein, translated to METRQVNGEDVLVPVVYLGSSSLDRIAAGGAVIAGKDVTVTATGDMQNAGVLVADNGLTITADTIFNTRGTMSGQDVTLAATDSILNAGGTVHGDTVSLTAVNDVISASDTVTFTSPTVTATHIGKQGAITADGDLTVVAGKNIGVFGSDMAAGGDAKLAAGNSVIVSTQALETHAKTTGKGSRSHTDVTTNHGASITAGGSLTVDAGGSVTVHGSQMKAGDDLSVKAGGGVSVTSAADTVDYYDHSSGKSGGLFGGKKSHTAVRQDTTNVASQLESGGDMTMEAGTSGKGAATISGSRLTSGDDISVTAADDVLVTSVTDQHYAQDDEQKKGAFTSKMALDETRKIDVVRSELDAKGDVLVESRTGDVTVKASHLRAEGGVDIKAEQGSVALLTDKELSYERHVSSDMGWLTWSSRDKGTSAETVLHTLIESGENISITARDGVTVEYHHTGDARADVRQLAKTPGLEWMAGLLERDDVDWRAVQAVYDTWDHKDGGLGPAAMLVIAIAASVATYGAASQLSMSMMGLAPGTIAGKAAIIVVATGKAATATTLAMQTALTAAFVSLSSQMATGLANAAAGGDFKDTLNSIVSEDGARSLLASMVLAGTLDYMKPTLQDYTLVKRVLTVAAVKASVGTIVKGQALETAFTDALGTAFSSYAAGLISTAELDKTIEIVLAGATGAAAAAITGEDPTMAAMGAIVATLADAMTAKPLTEEQKAKGRLYGTLSKCAYGEGQCENVNGYEKMSADQLDAIGIKSEMLKDERNGFEATVFYNKADKKYVVAFRGTDLTSKVDWQSSIAQAFGKVGDQYQSVALLSQTLSRVADRDGATLVATGHSLGGGLASALAAKGFVKEAYTFNAAGLHDNTIAAIVGNDPKSVADAKIDLNNKTKAYMSTADVLSNIQDLFSLVVPTAAGQRILVDGGSWHTLDGMLNAFGPAIKN
- a CDS encoding ankyrin repeat domain-containing protein; this encodes MYKMLLVMLLVFLTLTACSAAGKPSRPKPMLYMTASDMFPGNPQAQALAKAAEKGDIAAMNKLVAAGADPNATGEYAVTVPAWVVLHPNKEGFRRLLELGANPNKIWRREDSAFDKSLMHFVVRETPNIGIEYLEMTIDIGKGDPNLRVGKYKSPPMEDALCPVCIPAFATLLKAGGDMYYIDWFGRTYAMSATTQENYKLALFLLENGVDYSKKDNRGHDIIRYMQTEFNTSSNHKQPHSKKYMWFWRCIDFLEKRGATFTIPQDAIRPAVLDTTPPDIFAEAQIQQSDTPAKPQPRVSDTESVSMHEVSLTYPVPFWLQGADATTGNTHSRMRQKAGFLAYDYVPKGQDFDRWQSSLGISTLYAPGNTWLQFSKAVQEGYASACGKNAQIDVVQDAANHRVLHLRCGEGEQQEGYLYLGVLKSTFVTVYQGWRKASPADAERYRTAALQGVERIRLEPGMNVTPMP